A single Lactuca sativa cultivar Salinas chromosome 8, Lsat_Salinas_v11, whole genome shotgun sequence DNA region contains:
- the LOC111911122 gene encoding pyruvate kinase 1, cytosolic — MHSHHLQLEEPIRMASILEPSKPSFFPAMTKIVGTLGPKSRSVEIISSCLQAGMSVARFDFSWGDMEFHQETLENLKMAIRSTKKLCAVMLDTVGPELQVVNKTEHPISLEAETLVILTPDQEKEATSNLLPINFSGLSEAVKTGDTIFIGQYLFTGSETTSVWLEVNEVKGDDVVCLIKNSATLSGSLFTLHVSQIRIELPTLTDKDKEVISTWGVRNKIDFLSLSYTRHAEDIRHARDYLSKSGNLSQTQIFAKIENFEGLTHFDEILQEADGIILSRGNLGIDLPPEKVFLFQKAAVYKCNMAGKPAVITRVVDSMTDNLRPTRAEATDVANAVLDGSDAIILGAETLRGLYPVDTISIVGKICAESEKVFNQDLYFKTTVKYVGEPMSHLESIASSAVRAAIKVKASVIICFTSSGRTARLIAKYRPTMPVIAVVIPRLKTNQLRWTFTGAFEARQTLIVRGLFPILADPRHPAESTGATNESILNISLDHGKAIGLIKSHDRVVICQKVGDDSVVKIIELQE; from the exons ATGCATTCACATCACTTGCAACTCGAGGAACCTATCCGAATGGCTTCAATTCTCGAGCCTTCTAAACCT AGCTTCTTTCCCGCCATGACGAAGATCGTCGGAACCTTGGGACCGAAATCGCGATCTGTTGAAATCATTTCGAGCTGCCTTCAAGCTGGGATGTCAG TTGCAAGGTTTGATTTTTCATGGGGTGACATGGAATTTCATCAAGAGACACTGGAAAATCTTAAGATGGCTATCAGGAGCACAAAAAAACTATGTGCT GTGATGTTGGACACTGTGGGTCCAGAGTTGCAAGTTGTCAACAAAACTGAGCATCCTATTTCTCTGGAAGCAGAAACCTTGGTCATTCTCACACCCGATCAAGAAAAAGAAGCCACTTCCAATCTTTTACCAATAAACTTTAGTGGGCTTTCAGAG GCAGTGAAGACTGGTGATACAATTTTCATTGGTCAATACCTGTTCACAGGAAGTGAAACAACTTCAGTATGGTTGGAG GTAAATGAGGTGAAAGGAGATGATGTTGTTTGTTTGATAAAGAATTCTGCTACTCTATCTGGTTCGTTATTCACCTTGCATGTATCCCAAATACGTATTGAGCTGCCAACTCTCACTGATAAAGATAAAGAG GTTATTAGCACATGGGGAGTGCGTAACAAGATAGACTTCCTTTCTTTGTCATATACACGTCATGCAGAAGACATTAGACAT GCTCGTGACTACCTCTCAAAATCGGGTAATCTCAGTCAAACTCAGATTTTTGCAAAGATTGAAAATTTTGAG GGGTTAACCCATTTTGATGAGATCCTACAGGAAGCAGATGGTATAATCCTTTCTAGAGGAAACCTTGGTATCGATCTACCTCCAGAAAAG GTGTTTTTGTTTCAAAAGGCAGCTGTTTACAAGTGTAATATGGCTGGAAAGCCTGCAGTGATTACCCGTGTTGTGGACAGCATGACTGACAACTTAAGGCCCACTCGAGCAGAAGCAACTGATGTTGCCAATGCTGTATTGGATG GAAGCGATGCAATTATTCTAGGTGCTGAGACTTTGCGAGGATTATACCCTGTTGATACTATCTCCATTGTTGGTAAAATTTGTGCAGAG TCAGAGAAGGTATTCAATCAAGATTTATACTTCAAGACGACTGTTAAATATGTTGGAGAACCCATGTCCCATTTGGAATCCATTGCTTCCTCTGCG GTGCGTGCTGCCATCAAGGTCAAGGCTTCTGTTATCATCTGTTTCACATCATCAGGGAGAACTGCAAG ATTGATTGCAAAATATAGACCAACTATGCCTGTCATCGCTGTTGTCATTCCTCGGCTCAAAACAAATCAATTACGATGGACATTTACTGGCGCTTTTGAG GCAAGACAAACTCTTATTGTTAGAGGCCTCTTTCCAATACTTGCAGATCCCCGACATCCG GCCGAGTCAACAGGTGCAACAAATGAGTCAATCTTAAACATCTCACTGGATCATGGAAAAGCCATTGGTCTCATCAAGTCCCATGATCGTGTTGTCATTTGCCAAAAGGTTGGTGATGATTCTGTCGTCAAAATCATCGAGCTTCAAGAGTAA
- the LOC111911123 gene encoding phosphoserine aminotransferase 2, chloroplastic-like, with the protein MAMSANTPHTLLLKNPSIIKTSTTTTPSIHAFPIKRATNKPISITCSYSATVAAPPASASAQDRVFNFAAGPATLPENVLRKAESELYNWRGAGMSVMEMSHRGKEFLSIIQKAESDLRKLLDISEDYAVLFLQGGATTQFAGIPLNICKPEDPVDYIVTGSWGDKAFKEATKYCKPKVIWSGKSEKYTAIPSFDELDQNPNARYLHICANETIHGVEFKDYPTPKNKDALLIADMSSNFCSKPVDVSKFGIIYAGAQKNVGPSGVTIVIIRKDLIGNAQEITPVMLDYKIHADNNSLYNTPPCYGIYMCGLVFEDLLAQGGLVEVEKKNMKKAQILYDAIDESKGFYRCPVEKSVRSLMNVPFTLEKSELEGEFVKEAAKENMVQLKGHRSVGGMRASIYNAMPFAGVEKLVAFMKDFQAKHG; encoded by the coding sequence ATGGCAATGTCAGCCAATACCCCTCACACCCTCCTCTTGAAAAACCCTAGCATCATTAAAACCTCAACCACCACCACCCCTTCCATCCATGCCTTCCCGATCAAACGCGCCACCAACAAGCCCATCTCAATCACATGTTCATACTCCGCCACCGTCGCTGCACCACCAGCTTCGGCCTCCGCTCAAGATCGGGTTTTTAATTTCGCCGCTGGACCCGCCACGCTGCCCGAAAATGTTCTCCGGAAAGCCGAATCGGAGCTCTACAATTGGCGGGGAGCTGGAATGAGTGTTATGGAGATGAGTCACAGAGGGAAGGAATTCCTCTCCATCATCCAAAAAGCAGAGTCAGATCTGAGAAAATTACTCGATATCTCCGAAGATTACGCCGTTCTGTTCCTCCAAGGCGGCGCCACCACCCAATTCGCCGGCATCCCTCTCAACATCTGTAAACCCGAAGATCCCGTTGATTACATTGTAACCGGATCGTGGGGCGACAAGGCATTCAAGGAAGCAACAAAATACTGCAAGCCTAAGGTGATTTGGTCCGGTAAATCGGAGAAATACACCGCGATTCCGTCGTTCGATGAGTTGGATCAGAACCCGAACGCCAGGTATTTGCATATATGCGCGAATGAAACTATTCACGGCGTCGAGTTCAAAGACTACCCCACACCTAAAAACAAAGATGCGCTTCTAATCGCTGATATGTCTTCCAACTTCTGTTCAAAGCCGGTTGATGTTTCCAAATTCGGGATCATTTACGCCGGAGCTCAGAAGAACGTCGGCCCATCTGGTGTCACAATAGTGATCATAAGGAAGGATTTGATCGGAAACGCTCAAGAGATTACACCGGTGATGTTGGATTACAAGATCCACGCCGACAACAATTCGTTATACAACACACCACCTTGTTACGGGATTTACATGTGTGGATTGGTGTTTGAAGATCTGTTGGCGCAGGGTGGTTTGGTGGAGGTCGAGAAGAAGAACATGAAGAAAGCGCAGATTTTGTACGACGCGATTGATGAGAGCAAAGGGTTTTACAGGTGTCCGGTTGAGAAATCTGTGAGGTCGTTGATGAATGTGCCGTTTACACTTGAGAAATCGGAATTGGAAGGTGAGTTTGTGAAGGAAGCTGCTAAAGAGAATATGGTTCAGTTGAAGGGGCATAGATCGGTTGGTGGAATGAGGGCTTCGATTTATAATGCAATGCCTTTTGCTGGTGTTGAGAAGTTGGTTGCTTTCATGAAGGATTTTCAAGCAAAACATGGGTAG
- the LOC111911120 gene encoding phosphatidylinositol-3-phosphatase myotubularin-1 isoform X2, with amino-acid sequence MAMPRNRRTTSLRDSDSRLGESDKIDGAGSWDAIEWTKIDPVSRPVPHGLSDFLYEAEEVIAEGYGVLVNTDEAGTLFVTNFRLLFLSEGSRDIIALGTIPLATIEKFSKIVTKQQSGPRQSDKIPSRRLLQIVGKDMRIIIFAFRPRTKQRRAVFEALLRCARPPRLWDLYTFSSGPSRFSNTSPRVRLVNEYIRLLGMESHTPVTSIEDGSFTLSNDWWRISDINANYDMCPTYPSSLLLPKSIRDEDVLQACKFRARCRLPTISWCDARTGAVLARSSQPLVGLMMNMRSNADENLVGALCTQLSGGKTGRRKLYIADARPRKNALANGAMGGGSESSSNYFQSEIVFFGIDNIHAMRESLVRLRDYLDTHGTKSSDGMSSFLRNGGWTWGGGNLSSMSASVSTLGDSGWLIHIQNVLAGSAWIAARVAIESASVLVHCSDGWDRTTQLVALASLLLDPYYRTIKGFQALVEKDWLAFGHPFSDRAGMGSLSGSGSELPRQSSSTNFPSSPMRQTTGSFSSQSPASTQTQTQTSNNYSPIFLQWVDCVSQLLRVYPFAFEFSSVFLVDFLDCMLSCRFGNFLCNNEKEREQFGVSEACGCMWMYLDDLRASGGNSHVHYNLFYDPSKHNGPLLPPAAALAPTLWPQFHLRWACPSEAQAGEVEAQCRNMVEKISELQKAKDVAERKAREAIASMEAVKAEIRNEKQVSSSAMNLARKANRENDMIKRAIQSLGCRIHVSGNDDCTIDIETNVADIPQRITSSSMRETGGSEEKTDMPISVTITADNNDVSENPILRVCESLCPQRTREGGCKWPDAGCAQLESQFVGLRANYDAFDRLSIYDSYFQPK; translated from the exons ATGGCGATGCCAAGAAATCGACGGACAACTTCCCTCCGTGACTCCGATagtcgactcggtgagtcggacaaGATTGATGGAGCCGGTAGTTGGGACGCTATTGAGTGGACCAAGATCGAT CCTGTTTCAAGGCCTGTTCCTCATGGATTATCTGATTTTTTGTACGAAGCTGAGGAGGTTATCGCTGAG GGGTATGGCGTTCTTGTTAACACTGATGAAGCCGGTACCTTGTTTGTGACCAATTTTCGTCTTCTTTTTTTG AGTGAAGGGTCCAGGGATATTATCGCACTAGGAACTATACCATTGGCAACTATTGAAAAGTTTAGCAAGATT GTTACAAAGCAACAATCAGGTCCTAGGCAATCTGACAAGATTCCTTCACGAAGGCTTCTTCAAATTGTTG GAAAAGACATGAGGATTATTATATTTGCTTTTCGCCCTCGAACCAAACAG AGACGAGCTGTCTTTGAGGCATTACTGAGGTGTGCAAGGCCTCCAAGGCTGTGGGATCTTTACACTTTCTCTTCTGGTCCTTCAAGGTTCAGCAATACAAGCCCTAGAGTGCGTCTAGTGAACGAATACATACGCCTCCTTGGAATGGAATCACATACTCCAGTAACCTCCATTGAAGATGGTTCATTCACCTTGTCTAATGATTGGTGGAGAATCAGTGACATCAATGCAAACTATGACATGTGTCCAACTTACCCTTCTTCTTTACTATTACCAAAATCCATCAG agatgaggatgtgctgCAAGCTTGTAAATTTCGTGCACGTTGTAGATTGCCTACAATATCATGGTGTGATGCAC GCACTGGAGCTGTTCTTGCAAGATCATCCCAACCACTAGTTGGGCTGATGATGAATATGAGAAG CAATGCTGATGAAAATCTGGTTGGTGCTCTCTGTACTCAACTTTCTGGTGGAAAGACAGGGCGCAG GAAGTTATATATAGCAGATGCAAGACCTCGGAAAAATGCATTGGCAAATGGGGCAATGGGAGGTGGATCGGAGTCGTCTTCCAATTATTTCCAGTCTGAG ATTGTGTTTTTTGGGATAGATAACATCCATGCTATGAGGGAAAGCCTTGTTCGCCTCAGAGACTACCTGGATACACATGGAACCAAATCTTCAGATGGAATGTCATCATTTTTG AGAAATGGGGGATGGACATGGGGTGGAGGTAATTTAAGCAGTATGTCTGCTTCTGTATCGACACTTGGCGACAGTGGTTGGTTAATTCACATCCAGAATGTTCTGGCTGGATCTGCTTGGATTGCTGCTCGTGTGGCAATAGAATCTGCATCTGTGCTTGTTCATTGCAG TGATGGATGGGACAGAACAACACAGCTAGTTGCACTTGCAAGTTTGTTGCTTGATCCGTATTATCGCACCATAAAGGGATTTCAG GCACTTGTGGAAAAAGATTGGCTTGCATTTGGGCATCCATTTTCAGATAGGGCAGGAATGGGAAGCTTATCTGGGAGTGGTTCAGAATTACCCAGACAGTCTTCAAGTACAAATTTCCCATCATCACCCATGCGTCAAACAACTGGTTCATTCTCATCACAATCCCCAGCCTctacacaaacacaaacacaaacttCAAACAATTATTCTCCAATATTTCTTCAG TGGGTTGATTGTGTCTCCCAGTTATTACGAGTGTACCCTTTTGCATTTGAATTCTCAtcg GTTTTTTTGGTTGATTTCCTAGATTGTATGCTTTCATGTCGTTTTGGGAACTTCCTGTGCAATAA TGAGAAGGAAAGGGAACAGTTTGGTGTTTCTGAGGCGTGTGGGTGCATGTGGATGTATTTAGATGATTTACGTGCTTCAGGGGGGAACTCTCACGTGCACTACAACCTCTTCTATGATCCGTCAAAACACAATGGTCCTTTACTGCCGCCAGCTGCCGCCTTGGCCCCGACCTTGTGGCCCCAATTCCATCTCAGGTGGGCATGTCCTTCAGAAGCTCAAGCTGGGGAGGTCGAAGCTCAGTGTAGGAATATGGTAGAAAAGATCTCTGAACTTCAAAAG GCAAAGGACGTGGCTGAGAGGAAAGCAAGAGAAGCGATTGCATCAATGGAGGCAGTAAAAGCAGAGATACGAAACGAAAAACAAGTGAGCAGTTCAGCCATGAATCTGGCAAGAAAAGCAAACAGAGAAAACGATATGATAAAGAGAGCCATACAATCACTCGGGTGTAGGATTCATGTTTCTGGGAATGATGACTGTACAATCGACATTGAAACCAATGTAGCCGACATACCACAAAGAATAACATCATCTTCAATGAGAGAGACAGGAGGTAGTGAGGAAAAGACGGATATGCCCATCTCGGTTACCATAACTGCTGATAACAATGATGTGTCTGAAAACCCAATTCTTAGGGTTTGCGAGTCTCTTTGTCCACAAAGGACACGAGAGGGAGGGTGTAAGTGGCCTGATGCTGGTTGTGCTCAACTTGAGAGCCAATTTGTAGGTTTGAGAGCTAACTATGATGCTTTTGACCGCTTGTCAATCTACGATAGCTACTTTCAGCCAAAATGA
- the LOC111911120 gene encoding phosphatidylinositol-3-phosphatase myotubularin-1 isoform X1, translating into MAMPRNRRTTSLRDSDSRLGESDKIDGAGSWDAIEWTKIDQPVSRPVPHGLSDFLYEAEEVIAEGYGVLVNTDEAGTLFVTNFRLLFLSEGSRDIIALGTIPLATIEKFSKIVTKQQSGPRQSDKIPSRRLLQIVGKDMRIIIFAFRPRTKQRRAVFEALLRCARPPRLWDLYTFSSGPSRFSNTSPRVRLVNEYIRLLGMESHTPVTSIEDGSFTLSNDWWRISDINANYDMCPTYPSSLLLPKSIRDEDVLQACKFRARCRLPTISWCDARTGAVLARSSQPLVGLMMNMRSNADENLVGALCTQLSGGKTGRRKLYIADARPRKNALANGAMGGGSESSSNYFQSEIVFFGIDNIHAMRESLVRLRDYLDTHGTKSSDGMSSFLRNGGWTWGGGNLSSMSASVSTLGDSGWLIHIQNVLAGSAWIAARVAIESASVLVHCSDGWDRTTQLVALASLLLDPYYRTIKGFQALVEKDWLAFGHPFSDRAGMGSLSGSGSELPRQSSSTNFPSSPMRQTTGSFSSQSPASTQTQTQTSNNYSPIFLQWVDCVSQLLRVYPFAFEFSSVFLVDFLDCMLSCRFGNFLCNNEKEREQFGVSEACGCMWMYLDDLRASGGNSHVHYNLFYDPSKHNGPLLPPAAALAPTLWPQFHLRWACPSEAQAGEVEAQCRNMVEKISELQKAKDVAERKAREAIASMEAVKAEIRNEKQVSSSAMNLARKANRENDMIKRAIQSLGCRIHVSGNDDCTIDIETNVADIPQRITSSSMRETGGSEEKTDMPISVTITADNNDVSENPILRVCESLCPQRTREGGCKWPDAGCAQLESQFVGLRANYDAFDRLSIYDSYFQPK; encoded by the exons ATGGCGATGCCAAGAAATCGACGGACAACTTCCCTCCGTGACTCCGATagtcgactcggtgagtcggacaaGATTGATGGAGCCGGTAGTTGGGACGCTATTGAGTGGACCAAGATCGAT CAGCCTGTTTCAAGGCCTGTTCCTCATGGATTATCTGATTTTTTGTACGAAGCTGAGGAGGTTATCGCTGAG GGGTATGGCGTTCTTGTTAACACTGATGAAGCCGGTACCTTGTTTGTGACCAATTTTCGTCTTCTTTTTTTG AGTGAAGGGTCCAGGGATATTATCGCACTAGGAACTATACCATTGGCAACTATTGAAAAGTTTAGCAAGATT GTTACAAAGCAACAATCAGGTCCTAGGCAATCTGACAAGATTCCTTCACGAAGGCTTCTTCAAATTGTTG GAAAAGACATGAGGATTATTATATTTGCTTTTCGCCCTCGAACCAAACAG AGACGAGCTGTCTTTGAGGCATTACTGAGGTGTGCAAGGCCTCCAAGGCTGTGGGATCTTTACACTTTCTCTTCTGGTCCTTCAAGGTTCAGCAATACAAGCCCTAGAGTGCGTCTAGTGAACGAATACATACGCCTCCTTGGAATGGAATCACATACTCCAGTAACCTCCATTGAAGATGGTTCATTCACCTTGTCTAATGATTGGTGGAGAATCAGTGACATCAATGCAAACTATGACATGTGTCCAACTTACCCTTCTTCTTTACTATTACCAAAATCCATCAG agatgaggatgtgctgCAAGCTTGTAAATTTCGTGCACGTTGTAGATTGCCTACAATATCATGGTGTGATGCAC GCACTGGAGCTGTTCTTGCAAGATCATCCCAACCACTAGTTGGGCTGATGATGAATATGAGAAG CAATGCTGATGAAAATCTGGTTGGTGCTCTCTGTACTCAACTTTCTGGTGGAAAGACAGGGCGCAG GAAGTTATATATAGCAGATGCAAGACCTCGGAAAAATGCATTGGCAAATGGGGCAATGGGAGGTGGATCGGAGTCGTCTTCCAATTATTTCCAGTCTGAG ATTGTGTTTTTTGGGATAGATAACATCCATGCTATGAGGGAAAGCCTTGTTCGCCTCAGAGACTACCTGGATACACATGGAACCAAATCTTCAGATGGAATGTCATCATTTTTG AGAAATGGGGGATGGACATGGGGTGGAGGTAATTTAAGCAGTATGTCTGCTTCTGTATCGACACTTGGCGACAGTGGTTGGTTAATTCACATCCAGAATGTTCTGGCTGGATCTGCTTGGATTGCTGCTCGTGTGGCAATAGAATCTGCATCTGTGCTTGTTCATTGCAG TGATGGATGGGACAGAACAACACAGCTAGTTGCACTTGCAAGTTTGTTGCTTGATCCGTATTATCGCACCATAAAGGGATTTCAG GCACTTGTGGAAAAAGATTGGCTTGCATTTGGGCATCCATTTTCAGATAGGGCAGGAATGGGAAGCTTATCTGGGAGTGGTTCAGAATTACCCAGACAGTCTTCAAGTACAAATTTCCCATCATCACCCATGCGTCAAACAACTGGTTCATTCTCATCACAATCCCCAGCCTctacacaaacacaaacacaaacttCAAACAATTATTCTCCAATATTTCTTCAG TGGGTTGATTGTGTCTCCCAGTTATTACGAGTGTACCCTTTTGCATTTGAATTCTCAtcg GTTTTTTTGGTTGATTTCCTAGATTGTATGCTTTCATGTCGTTTTGGGAACTTCCTGTGCAATAA TGAGAAGGAAAGGGAACAGTTTGGTGTTTCTGAGGCGTGTGGGTGCATGTGGATGTATTTAGATGATTTACGTGCTTCAGGGGGGAACTCTCACGTGCACTACAACCTCTTCTATGATCCGTCAAAACACAATGGTCCTTTACTGCCGCCAGCTGCCGCCTTGGCCCCGACCTTGTGGCCCCAATTCCATCTCAGGTGGGCATGTCCTTCAGAAGCTCAAGCTGGGGAGGTCGAAGCTCAGTGTAGGAATATGGTAGAAAAGATCTCTGAACTTCAAAAG GCAAAGGACGTGGCTGAGAGGAAAGCAAGAGAAGCGATTGCATCAATGGAGGCAGTAAAAGCAGAGATACGAAACGAAAAACAAGTGAGCAGTTCAGCCATGAATCTGGCAAGAAAAGCAAACAGAGAAAACGATATGATAAAGAGAGCCATACAATCACTCGGGTGTAGGATTCATGTTTCTGGGAATGATGACTGTACAATCGACATTGAAACCAATGTAGCCGACATACCACAAAGAATAACATCATCTTCAATGAGAGAGACAGGAGGTAGTGAGGAAAAGACGGATATGCCCATCTCGGTTACCATAACTGCTGATAACAATGATGTGTCTGAAAACCCAATTCTTAGGGTTTGCGAGTCTCTTTGTCCACAAAGGACACGAGAGGGAGGGTGTAAGTGGCCTGATGCTGGTTGTGCTCAACTTGAGAGCCAATTTGTAGGTTTGAGAGCTAACTATGATGCTTTTGACCGCTTGTCAATCTACGATAGCTACTTTCAGCCAAAATGA
- the LOC111911121 gene encoding uncharacterized protein LOC111911121: MAEKGASMVRKPEDESSGPPNPLLSVISKFTKFVNSRFPPPPAEKDVVKVETESKGSGDSIFRSSEVVEPEASKPVVVRFPDARTTTVPPLKVEAEELEQDTNPVVLWQVYAIGGFFVLRWVLARWKERRANKKKSNENSPPPPTASASGADE; the protein is encoded by the exons ATGGCGGAGAAAGGAGCTTCGATGGTTCGCAAACCCGAGGACGAATCCAGTGGGCCTCCTAATCCTTTGCTTTCGGTCATCTCGAAGTTCACTAAGTTTGTTAATTCCCGTTTTCCACCACCACCGGCGGAGAAAGACGTAGTGAAGGTGGAAACGGAGAGCAAAGGGAGTGGAGATTCAATTTTTCGCAGTAGTGAAGTCGTGGAGCCGGAGGCGTCGAAACCGGTGGTTGTAAGGTTTCCTGATGCTCGGACGACGACAGTTCCTCCGTTGAAGGTCGAAGCGGAAGAGTTGGAGCAAGATACCAATCCTGTTGTTCTTTGGCAG GTTTATGCAATTGGAGGATTTTTCGTTTTGAGATGGGTGTTGGCAAGATGGAAAGAGCGAAGGGCAAATAAGAAGAAGTCAAATGAaaattcaccaccaccaccaacagcATCAGCATCAGGAGCCGATGAATAG